A window of the Cucurbita pepo subsp. pepo cultivar mu-cu-16 chromosome LG01, ASM280686v2, whole genome shotgun sequence genome harbors these coding sequences:
- the LOC111787761 gene encoding protein RTE1-HOMOLOG-like yields MESSDDPENQMMIEGNVVQKMKIDPERARFPCCIVWTPLPVISWLIPFIGHIGIGREDGVILDFAGPNFVCVDNFTFGAVARYLQINTDKCCISTHRSEDEFREVDNGREISTWDDALRRSTQEFQHRAYNLLTCNCHSFVANNLNRLGFVTGGWNVVNLAALMFLKGRWVSKGAVIRTFLPFGVVFSIGVAMGGTTFLTFLAFFTFFLVGWFVLGTYVFKNLVQL; encoded by the exons ATGGAATCAAGTGATGACCCTGAGAATCAAATGATGATAGAAGGAAATGTTGttcagaaaatgaaaattgatccGGAGAGAGCTCGGTTTCCATGTTGCATTGTGTGGACACCTCTTCCTGTTATTTCCTGGCTCATTCCTTTCATTGGTCACATTGGTATTGGCAGAGAGGATGGAGTGATCTTGGACTTTGCAGGCCCCAATTTTGTTTGCGTGGACAACTTCACATTTGGAGCAGTCGCACGGTATCTTCAAATCAACACAGACAAG TGCTGCATCTCAACTCATAGAAGTGAGGATGAATTCAGGGAAGTTGATAATGGTAGAGAAATATCAACATGGGATGATGCACTGCGGAGGAGCACTCAAGAGTTCCAACACCGAGCCTACAATCTCTTAACTTGCAATTGTCATTCCTTTGTTGCTAACAATCTGAACAGGCTTGGGTTTGTCACAGGTGGATGGAATGTGGTAAACCTTGCAGCTCTGATGTTTCTCAAGGGTCGGTGGGTCAGTAAAGGAGCTGTGATCCGGACGTTCTTACCATTTGGTGTGGTATTCAGTATAGGAGTTGCAATGGGGGGTACTACATTCCTAACTTTCTTGGCATTCTTCACTTTCTTCCTGGTTGGTTGGTTCGTTCTTGGTACTTATGTCTTCAAAAATTTGGTTCAGTTGTAA
- the LOC111778286 gene encoding probable ubiquitin-conjugating enzyme E2 16 — MTSSSDSARKALSKIACNRLQKELVEWQVNPPAGFKHKVTDNLQRWVIEVNGAPGTLYANETYQLQVDFPEHYPMEAPQVIFLHPAPLHPHIYSNGHICLDILYDSWSPAMTVSSICISILSMLSSSTAKQRPDDNDRYVKNCRNGRSPKETRWWFHDDKV, encoded by the exons ATGACCAGCTCCTCCGACTCCGCTCGTAAG GCTTTGAGTAAGATTGCTTGCAATCGGCTTCAGAAGGAACTGGTCGAGTGGCAGGTTAACCCTCCCGCTGGTTTTAAACACAAGGTTACCGATAATCTCCAGAG ATGGGTGATTGAAGTCAACGGAGCTCCGGGAACTCTCTATGCAAATGAAACCTACCAGCTTCAGGTGGACTTCCCTGAGCATTACCCAATGGAAGCCCCACAG GTTATATTTCTGCATCCAGCCCCTCTTCATCCTCATATCTATAGCAATGGTCACATTTGTCTAG atattttatatgattCATGGTCGCCTGCAATGACTGTAAGTTCTATCTGTATCAGCATTCTCTCCATGTTGTCGAGCTCGACAGCAAAG CAACGCCCTGACGATAACGACCGTTATGTAAAGAATTGTAGGAATGGAAGATCCCCAAAAGAGACGAGGTGGTGGTTCCATGACGATAAGGTGTAA
- the LOC111805865 gene encoding peroxidase 72-like, translating to MAPSTSFVFVFVLLALSSVCFSHRPGGGDGYGGYLYPQFYDHSCPMAQDIVKSIVAKAFAKEPRIAASLIRLHFHDCFVKGCDASLLLDSSGKIASEKRSNPNRNSARGFEVIDEIKSALEKECPQTVSCADILAIASRDSTVVTGGPSWEVPLGRRDSRGASLSGSNNHIPAPNNTFQTILTRFMRQGLDIVDLVALSGSHTIGNSRCTSFRQRLYNQSGNAEPDPSLDPSYAAELRGRCPRSGGDQNLFVLDFVSPTKFDNYYFKNLLAGKGLLNSDQVLLTKNQQSAELVRTYAENSELFFEQFAKSMVKMGNISPLTGSRGEIRKNCRRVNKN from the exons ATGGCTCCGTCAACAAGCtttgtctttgtttttgttcttcttgctCTGTCTTCGGTTTGTTTCTCTCACAGACCTGGCGGCGGCGATGGTTATGGCGGTTATTTGTATCCTCAATTCTATGACCATTCTTGTCCAATGGCTCAAGACATTGTGAAGTCCATTGTGGCTAAGGCTTTTGCTAAGGAACCTCGGATTGCTGCTTCATTGATTAGGCTTCATTTCCATGATTGTTTTGTCAAG GGCTGTGATGCTTCACTGTTGTTAGATAGCAGTGGGAAAATTGCTAGCGAAAAAAGGTCCAATCCAAATAGGAACTCTGCTAGAGGATTTGAAGTGATTGATGAGATCAAATCTGCCTTAGAAAAAGAGTGTCCACAAACTGTTTCTTGCGCTGATATTTTGGCCATTGCTTCAAGAGACTCCACCGTCGTA ACAGGAGGACCCAGTTGGGAAGTCCCACTAGGAAGAAGGGACTCGAGAGGAGCAAGTCTAAGTGGGTCTAACAATCACATCCCAGCTCCAAACAACACATTCCAAACCATTCTCACAAGATTCATGAGACAAGGCCTTGATATTGTTGATCTTGTCGCTCTTTCAG gAAGCCACACTATTGGAAACTCTCGATGCACCAGCTTCAGGCAACGGCTTTACAACCAATCTGGCAATGCTGAGCCTGACCCTTCACTCGATCCATCGTACGCTGCTGAATTGCGCGGACGATGCCCGAGATCAGGGGGTGATCAGAACCTATTTGTCTTGGACTTTGTCAGCCCGACCAAATTTGACAACTATTACTTCAAGAACCTTTTGGCTGGAAAGGGTTTGCTAAACTCAGATCAAGTCCTCTTGACAAAGAACCAACAATCAGCGGAGTTGGTGAGGACATATGCAGAGAATTCAGAGCTCTTTTTTGAGCAATTTGCTAAGTCCATGGTTAAGATGGGGAACATTTCTCCTCTCACAGGTTCAAGGGGTGAGATCAGAAAGAACTGCAGGAgagtaaacaaaaattag